A region from the Bactrocera dorsalis isolate Fly_Bdor chromosome 1, ASM2337382v1, whole genome shotgun sequence genome encodes:
- the LOC125775548 gene encoding uncharacterized protein LOC125775548: MTTVPTPTVRSAVTVPRPRATPVAAPRTTIAAAPPRETPSAPRSDTQVRAPEPPQLQCELCRRRHRLPHCGIFKGMTPQQRQQVAQAHGHCLNCLAPTHLTRECATGYQCQVCMGHHHTMLHRNTGPDVERHHAPRGRTASRRPPRPQPRRQTFPSEESRFWGQRHTTSYRRRHPRPQARRKTGLSNVVATLQQLQRLLG, from the coding sequence ATGACAACTGTGCCTACGCCCACTGTGCGTTCCGCCGTCACGGTTCCGCGCCCTAGAGCCACCCCAGTAGCAGCGCCGCGCACAACCATCGCTGCTGCACCTCCCCGAGAAACTCCATCGGCTCCGCGCAGTGACACGCAAGTACGGGCTCCGGAACCGCCACAACTTCAGTGCGAGCTATGTCGCCGCCGACATCGATTGCCACATTGTGGCATCTTCAAGGGTATGACACCTCAGCAACGTCAGCAGGTCGCCCAGGCCCACGGTCATTGCTTGAATTGTCTGGCGCCTACCCATCTAACGCGCGAATGCGCCACTGGGTATCAGTGCCAGGTGTGTATGGGTCACCATCATACGATGCTCCACCGCAATACCGGACCCGACGTCGAGCGTCATCATGCCCCCCGGGGCCGTACTGCCAGCCGACGACCCCCGCGACCGCAACCGCGAAGGCAAACCTTCCCTTCGGAGGAGTCCCGCTTCTGGGGTCAACGTCATACCACCTCGTATCGGAGGCGCCATCCTAGACCGCAAGCCCGCCGTAAGACGGGCCTCAGCAACGTTGTAGCGACTCTACAACAACTACAGAGGTTACTAGGCTAA